From Astyanax mexicanus isolate ESR-SI-001 chromosome 16, AstMex3_surface, whole genome shotgun sequence, one genomic window encodes:
- the yjefn3 gene encoding yjeF N-terminal domain-containing 3 gives MNHSSSEKEPETIEPLRYLSKTEMAAIENELVKDYRFGQQQLIEMWGHASALAITKAYPLSSLTKKQPTVLVICGPDQNGSIGLVCARHLRIFEYEPTIFYPKRSSHSLHQDFTVQCEKMDIPFLSYLPTEVQLINDAYNLVIDAILGPETDLKDVKEPYSGILVTLKQVKIPIASVDMPSGWDVDEASEDGIAPEVLISLTVPKKCATSFSGKHFLAGRFLPYDMQKKYELNLPEFPGTECLIEL, from the exons taaaacagagATGGCTGCCATTGAAAATGAGCTGGTAAAGGATTATCGCTTTGGGCAGCAGCAGCTGATTGAGATGTGGGGTCATGCAAGTGCTCTCGCCATCACCAAA gcctATCCTCTGAGCTCCCTGACTAAGAAACAGCCCACAGTGCTGGTTATTTGTGGCCCGGACCAGAATGGCTCCATTGGGCTGGTGTGCGCTCGTCACCTGCGCATATTT gaGTACGAACCCACTATCTTTTATCCAAAGCGCTCTTCCCACAGCTTACATCAGGACTTCACCGTCCAGTGCGAGAAGATGGACATTCCCTTCCTCTCTTATCTTCCGACTGAG GTGCAGCTCATAAACGATGCCTATAATCTGGTGATTGACGCTATCCTGGGCCCAGAAACGGACCTGAAGGATGTGAAGGAGCCCTATTCTGGAATTTTGGTCACTCTGAAACAGGTGAAGATACCCATCGCCAGTGTGGACATGCCTTCAG GCTGGGACGTAGATGAAGCCAGTGAAGACGGGATAGCTCCAGAAGTTCTCATCTCGCTGACGGTCCCCAAAAAGTGCGCCACAAGTTTCTCTGGGAAGCACTTTTTGGCTGGACGCTTTCTTCCGTACGACATGCAGAAAAAATACGAACTCAACCTGCCCGAGTTTCCAGGCACAGAATGCCTTATAGAATTGTAA